The Bifidobacterium asteroides genomic interval GGTTGGGCAATTATGCTGCGGCGTTGTCGGATAAAGAGTTCTGGCATGCGATGTGGTATACGGTGGCGTTCACGGTGGTGACGACGCTGGTTATCAATGTGTGTGGTTTCGCGGTGGCGTATATGCTGACCAAGGCGATCCGTGGGGCGAATGTGTTCCGTTCGGTGTTTTTCATGCCGAATCTGATCGGCGGGATCATCCTGGGGTATATCTGGCTGCTGTTGTTGAACGGGGTGCTGGCCCATTGGGGTCGTTCGATCACGTATTCGGGGGTGTATGGCTTCTGGGGGATGGTGCTGTTGTATTGCTGGCAGCAGATCGGCTATATGATGATCATTTACATTGCCGGCCTGCAGGCGTTGCCTGGGGATGTGGTGGAGGCTGCTTCGGTTGACGGGGCCAGCGGCCGTCAGATCCTGTTCCGGATCACGTTGCCGTTGATGATGCCTTCGATCACGGTGTGCACGTTTTTGACGATGACCAACGGGTTCAAGATGTTCGATCAGAATCTGGCGTTGACCAACGGGGCGCCGTCGAACACGTCGGAGCTGCTGGCGCTGAACATCTACCGGACGTTCTACGGGCGCACGGGCTTCGAGGGCGTGGGCCAGGCGAAGGCGGTGGTGTTCTTCGTGATCGTGGCGGTGATCGCGGTGGTGCAGAACAGGCTGACGACCAGCAGGGAGGTGTCGGCATGAGCGGCAAGGTGAGGCATTCGGGCCTGTGGACCCTGTTCTTTGCTCTGGTGTCCTTGTTGTGGGTGTTCCCGATCGTGCTGGTGGTCGTGAACTCGTTCAAGAACAAGGCGTATATCTCGCGCAACGCGTTCTCGCTTCCCACGGGCAGGACGTTCGTGGGCCTGGAGAACTACCGCAGGGGGGTGGAGCGGACCAACCTGCTGGCCAGCTTCGGCTGGACGGTGTTGGTGACCGTGGGCTCGGTCCTGCTGATCCTGTTGTGCACGTCCATGTGCGCCTGGTGGATCGTCAGGGTCAACACGCGGGTGGCCAAGTTCCTGTACCTGCTGTTCCTGTTCAACATGATCGTGCCGTTCCAGATGGTCATGTTCACGCTTTCCAAGCTTGCGGACATGCTGGGCCTGAACACGCCGTGGGGGCTGTGCGTGGTGTATCTGGGGTTCGGTGCCGGCCTGGCGGTGTTCATCTTCACGGGCGTGGTCAAGGGCATCCCCCAGGAGCTGGAGGAGTCGGCCATGATCGACGGGGCCAGCATCCCGCGCACCTTCTTCGGGATCGTGGTGCCGATCATGCGTCCCTCGATCGTGTCGGTGGCGATCCTGGAGGCCATGTGGATCTGGAACGACTTCCTGCTGCCCTACCTGACCCTGGACATGCGCCGGTTCAAGACCATGAGCATCGCCATCCAGTACCTGAAGGGCGGGTACGGCTCGGTGGACATGGGCGCGATGATGGGCTGCCTGGTCCTGGCCATCATCCCCATCATCGTCTTCTACCTGATCTGCCAGAAATACATCATCAAAGGCGTCCTCGCCGGCGCCGTCAAAGGATAAACTGATCTACGCCAGTTAGCAGTGGGTTATCATGGGAACCGGTATCACGATATGGAACGAGTGTCGTTGCCGGTTTCCTGCCCTTTCTTGGCTTGGGGGTCCCGTTGAGTTTTCTTTCTCCTGATTCAGGCTTCATGAGAGGTCTCGCCGATCTTATTGATGCCATATGGATCAACATCCTCATGCTGGTCACGTCAATCCCCCTGATATCCATCGGAGCCGCTCTAACCGCCGGCCATGACGCCGCCAGAAGAAGCCTTGAAGGGCGAGGGCATGTGACATCGAACTATTTCCGTGCCTTCCGTTCAAACTTCATCAAGGCAACCATGATCTGGCTCCTTTTCGGGCCATTGCTGCTGCTGTTGATCTACGCTTGGGTAGTTCTCCAAATCACGCCCTTGTTGATCGTCAAGTTTTCCTTCAGTATTTTGTGGGTGCTGGGGTTCGAGTGGGTATGGGCCTTGCAGTCCCGTTTTGAAAACACTGTTGGTCGAACTTTGCTTAATGCATGGGTATTTGCCTTGGCCAATCTTGGGAGAACTTTGATCATGGTGCTTTTTGACGCCGCATATCTTGTCCTGCTGGTCCTATCGTGGTTCTACATGCCGCAAGGGCTCTTCTTGTTGCTCCTTCTCGGCTATGGGACTTTGATCATGGTGCACACGCCCCTGCTTAATGGTGCCTTTAAACATTTTGTTGCGAATGCCCCGATGTCACGGTCCGCTGCCGTTGAAGCAGGTCAGAAGAAGAGCGAAGAGCGCTGACTGAGGTTGGCTCGCAATATTACAATGAGGATCCATGGTTACACTTCAGGATGTCGCTCGAGCCGCAGGTGTTTCGATTGCCACGGCGTCCTGGGCAATCAATAACAATAAGAACGTCAGGATTCCCGAGTCCACCATGAGGAAGGTCCGCAAAGTTGCGGCGGATCTGGGATACAGGCAGAATGCCATGGCCCGAAGCCTTGCCAGAGGACGATCCGATCTGATCGGGTTTATTAGCGATGGGGTGGCTACTTCTCCTTTTGCCGGACAGGTCATCCAGGGGGCTCAGGATGAAGCTTGGCGCAACGGGAAGATCCTGCTGATTGTCGATACGCATGGAGATCCCGATATTGAGCGCAGAGCCTGCGCTTTCATGCTGGAACGGCAAGTAGAAGGAATTGTGTATTCGTCTTGGGTTCACCACGAGGTTCGCCCTCCGGAGGACTTGGCTCGGGTGAATTCCATCCTTGTGAACTGTTTTGACCGTCTGGGTCGTTTCCCGGCAGTGGTGCCGGATGAAGTTCAGGGAGGCCGCACAGCTACGGAAATGCTGACGAATGCAGGTCATAAGCGTATAGCTTTCGTCAACGCCACCGAGCAGTCGCCAGCCTCGCAGGGCAGGTTGGAAGGGTACCAGGAGGCCCTGGCTGCAGCAGGATTGCAGTACGACCCAGACATGGTGATGACGTGCACGGTGGATCAGGAAGGCGGGTATGGCATCATGTCTCAGGTCATGCAGACTGGCGCCACGGCGGTATTCTGCCATAACGACCGCACTGCCATGGGCCTGTTCGATGCGCTTCGTGAACGAGGAATGCATGTGCCAGACGATATTTCGGTGGTGGGATTCGACAATCAGAAATTGATTTCCGCCCATCTCCATCCGGCGCTCTCCACAGTTGGTCTGCCGCAGTATGAACTCGGGGTGCTTGGAATTCGCATGCTGCTGCAGCGCGAGGATGTCGGCGAGAAGGGTGAGGGTGGCAGTGCTGATGCTGCTGGTGAGCACGGACCCTATTCACCCATCAGGGTGGCCTGCCCTTCAGTGCCCCGTGACTCCATACGTATCCTCGCGGCTTCTTGATTTATGGATCACTGGGATACGGGTATCTGTGTTGCCCTATGAAGCTCTCCCTGTGAAATCGATATCCCCTGGTTTATGACCTTGTTTGACTTTTAACTTGAGGCTAATATAATAAGTGCTTAATCGCTTAAACAATGATGTAGCTGAGGATCCGACATATGCGATCCTCGACGGAAAGGTTGCGATGACCAAGCTGTATTATCAATTCCCGGGCACCTGGTTCGGAGACTGCATGCCCTTCGGCAAAGGGGATGAGTTCTTCCTCTTCCATCAGCGCGATAATCGGGACCCTGAACCATTCGGTAAGCCGTTTGGGTGGGACTTGGCGACGACTAAGGACTTCGTTCATTATCGGGATTGTGGCGTTGCCATTCCGCGAGGCGGAGACGCAGATCAGGATCAGTTTATATATGCGGGAAGTGTCTGTGAGGGTGAAGGCGCTTATCATGCCTTCTACACCGCCTATAACAGGGATTACTCTGCGCAGGGAAAGCCGGCGCAGGTCCTCATGCATGCAGTGAGTCATGACCTTTATCATTGGACGAAGACTCATGATGCCCTGACCTTCTCCCCCCAGGAAGGCTACGATCCTGATGATTGGCGGGATCCCTGGGTTATCCGCGACGATGAGCATGATCGCTATCTATTGATCCTTGGCGCACGTAAGCAGGGTCCTAAAACCGTACAGTCGGGACGAACCGTGGCATTCTCGTCAAAGGATCTGAAGCACTGGAGCTTTGAAGGTGATTTCTGGGCGCCCAACCTTTACACCATGCATGAAATGCCTGATCTTTTCAAAATGGGCGATTGGTGGTATCACATCGTCACTGAATACAGTGACAAGCATGGAATGGTCTACAGAATGGCCCACTCGCTCGAGGGACCTTGGACTGCTCCTACCGACGATGCATTTGATGGCAGCGCCTACTATGCCGGCCGCACCTTTGAACTGAACGGCAAGCGGATAATGTTCGGTTGGGTCGGCACCAAGGAAAACGAAGATGACAGGTCCAATTATGAATGGGGCGGGACTTTCGTTCCTCATCAGGTCTATCAGCGTGAGGATGGGTCGCTTGGCGTGCAGCCGGTTGACACCCTTTGGAGCGCTTTCGATCACCGTCGCGAGATTGCAGACTTCGACATAGATGCGTCGGCCGGACGAGCAGAGAAGACCGTTGTCCAAGACTGCGGTGATCTGTATTCGTTTGAGGCAGATCTGACCTTCTCCCCAGGAACCCGTTCATTTGGTCTGCGGCTGAATGAAAACGAAGACACCGGTGAGTCCTACCAGTTCATATTCAAGGTTGGCGAGAACAGGTTCCTCTTTGAAAACAACCCGAACTATCCCTGGTTCGCCAATATGAACATAGGGTTGGAGCGGCCGCTTGAATTGGTTGCAGGGCAGAAGTATCACCTGCAGCTCGTAGTTGACGACACCATTGCCACCCTATACGTAAATGGCGTGGCTTTGAATTCCAGGATGTACAAAAGACCCGGTGACCATCTGGGAATCTTCGTGACAGAGGGGTCGTTGCAGACCACCAACATGACATTTTCCAACACGTTGAAAGAGGGGTGACTTCCTTAGCTGTTGAGATTTGATCGCCGGCGCCTGGCGACGTTGCCACAGGTGTCGGCGAGCCAAGCAATGAACCATTGAGCTTAAGCGTTTATCCGTTGGTCGAGAGGCACGAATAAGCGCCCGATAAAGTAGTCGGTCAAAGAGTAATGGAGTAATGATGAGGAAAATCACTAAAGCAGTGGCTCTGGCAGGAGCGCTCGCTATGTCCCTAGGCGGATTAAGCGCATGCGGAGGCTCTCAGGCCAGCGCCGACAAGGGTCACGTCTATTATTTAAGCGCCAAACCCGAGCAACAGGACGAGTTCAAGGATTTGGCCAAGCAGTTCACCAAGGATACCGGAGTACCTGTTGATGTGTCTGTTGCTTCTTCCGGTACGTATGAGCAGTCCTTGAAGAGCGAGCTGGCAAAATCCAACGCGCCCACCATGTTCGACGTTGATAACAATGATTTCCAGAACTGGGGAGATTACTATCGCGACATGTCCGGGACGAAGATCTACAAGGATCTGAAGAAACAGGACTACGCCCTTAAGCTTAAGGACAAGGTTGTAGCCGTTCCCTTCGTCATGGAACGCTATGGCATTATCTATAACAAAGCACTGATGAAGAAGTACTTCGATGCTAAATGGTCCAGCATAAAGTCCATAGACAAGGTCAACAACTTCAAGGCGTTGAAGACTGTTGCTGATGAAATCCAAGAGCACAAGGACGACCTCGGAGTGAAGGGTGCCTTCAGCTCAGCAGGGTTCGACAGCAGCTCCAACAAGAGGTTTGGAGATCAGCTCGCCCACATTCCGGTCTACTACGAGTACCGGGACCAGAATACCGAGGAAGAGCCTCCGACACTTACCGGAAAATACATGGATAACTTCAAGAACATCTTTGATTTGTATCTGAAGGATTCCACAACTCCGGCATCGCAGCTTTCGAGCGCCACGATGGACGACTCCAACAGCGAATTTGCGACCAAGCAGTCTGTGTTTCTGCAGAATGGCTCCTGGGGCTATCCTCAGATCAAGGATCAGGATGTGGCTGACAAGGATATCGGAGTCCTGCCCATCTATATTGGCGTGCCGGGCGAAGAAAAGTCTGGGCTGACGGTCAGCTTCATGTACTTTGCCACCAACAAAAATGCTTCGGACAAGGATCGAAAGGCTACCGAGCAATTCCTGAATTACATTTTGGAGAACGACAAGGCCCGCAAGATCTTCACTGATGATATGGGCTTTGAGACGCCGTTCAAGTCCTATGAAAAGGCAGGATTCAAGTCGAAGAACCCCGTGCAAAGGGCCAATGACGCATATGCCAAAGCCGGTGACTACGACAC includes:
- a CDS encoding LacI family DNA-binding transcriptional regulator, which translates into the protein MVTLQDVARAAGVSIATASWAINNNKNVRIPESTMRKVRKVAADLGYRQNAMARSLARGRSDLIGFISDGVATSPFAGQVIQGAQDEAWRNGKILLIVDTHGDPDIERRACAFMLERQVEGIVYSSWVHHEVRPPEDLARVNSILVNCFDRLGRFPAVVPDEVQGGRTATEMLTNAGHKRIAFVNATEQSPASQGRLEGYQEALAAAGLQYDPDMVMTCTVDQEGGYGIMSQVMQTGATAVFCHNDRTAMGLFDALRERGMHVPDDISVVGFDNQKLISAHLHPALSTVGLPQYELGVLGIRMLLQREDVGEKGEGGSADAAGEHGPYSPIRVACPSVPRDSIRILAAS
- a CDS encoding DUF624 domain-containing protein, yielding MSFLSPDSGFMRGLADLIDAIWINILMLVTSIPLISIGAALTAGHDAARRSLEGRGHVTSNYFRAFRSNFIKATMIWLLFGPLLLLLIYAWVVLQITPLLIVKFSFSILWVLGFEWVWALQSRFENTVGRTLLNAWVFALANLGRTLIMVLFDAAYLVLLVLSWFYMPQGLFLLLLLGYGTLIMVHTPLLNGAFKHFVANAPMSRSAAVEAGQKKSEER
- a CDS encoding ABC transporter substrate-binding protein, with product MRKITKAVALAGALAMSLGGLSACGGSQASADKGHVYYLSAKPEQQDEFKDLAKQFTKDTGVPVDVSVASSGTYEQSLKSELAKSNAPTMFDVDNNDFQNWGDYYRDMSGTKIYKDLKKQDYALKLKDKVVAVPFVMERYGIIYNKALMKKYFDAKWSSIKSIDKVNNFKALKTVADEIQEHKDDLGVKGAFSSAGFDSSSNKRFGDQLAHIPVYYEYRDQNTEEEPPTLTGKYMDNFKNIFDLYLKDSTTPASQLSSATMDDSNSEFATKQSVFLQNGSWGYPQIKDQDVADKDIGVLPIYIGVPGEEKSGLTVSFMYFATNKNASDKDRKATEQFLNYILENDKARKIFTDDMGFETPFKSYEKAGFKSKNPVQRANDAYAKAGDYDTVIHPLPSAQWVASLSDAMLEYAQGTGSWSKVTSAFVDGWAKEYKTTH
- a CDS encoding glycoside hydrolase family 32 protein, translated to MTKLYYQFPGTWFGDCMPFGKGDEFFLFHQRDNRDPEPFGKPFGWDLATTKDFVHYRDCGVAIPRGGDADQDQFIYAGSVCEGEGAYHAFYTAYNRDYSAQGKPAQVLMHAVSHDLYHWTKTHDALTFSPQEGYDPDDWRDPWVIRDDEHDRYLLILGARKQGPKTVQSGRTVAFSSKDLKHWSFEGDFWAPNLYTMHEMPDLFKMGDWWYHIVTEYSDKHGMVYRMAHSLEGPWTAPTDDAFDGSAYYAGRTFELNGKRIMFGWVGTKENEDDRSNYEWGGTFVPHQVYQREDGSLGVQPVDTLWSAFDHRREIADFDIDASAGRAEKTVVQDCGDLYSFEADLTFSPGTRSFGLRLNENEDTGESYQFIFKVGENRFLFENNPNYPWFANMNIGLERPLELVAGQKYHLQLVVDDTIATLYVNGVALNSRMYKRPGDHLGIFVTEGSLQTTNMTFSNTLKEG
- a CDS encoding carbohydrate ABC transporter permease, which encodes MSGKVRHSGLWTLFFALVSLLWVFPIVLVVVNSFKNKAYISRNAFSLPTGRTFVGLENYRRGVERTNLLASFGWTVLVTVGSVLLILLCTSMCAWWIVRVNTRVAKFLYLLFLFNMIVPFQMVMFTLSKLADMLGLNTPWGLCVVYLGFGAGLAVFIFTGVVKGIPQELEESAMIDGASIPRTFFGIVVPIMRPSIVSVAILEAMWIWNDFLLPYLTLDMRRFKTMSIAIQYLKGGYGSVDMGAMMGCLVLAIIPIIVFYLICQKYIIKGVLAGAVKG
- a CDS encoding carbohydrate ABC transporter permease; amino-acid sequence: MISMVGRSIRRWWGLFVLPTLLAFVVGFVVPFVMGVYLSFCRFTTVVDARFVGLGNYAAALSDKEFWHAMWYTVAFTVVTTLVINVCGFAVAYMLTKAIRGANVFRSVFFMPNLIGGIILGYIWLLLLNGVLAHWGRSITYSGVYGFWGMVLLYCWQQIGYMMIIYIAGLQALPGDVVEAASVDGASGRQILFRITLPLMMPSITVCTFLTMTNGFKMFDQNLALTNGAPSNTSELLALNIYRTFYGRTGFEGVGQAKAVVFFVIVAVIAVVQNRLTTSREVSA